The following coding sequences lie in one Vicugna pacos chromosome 5, VicPac4, whole genome shotgun sequence genomic window:
- the MARS2 gene encoding methionine--tRNA ligase, mitochondrial: protein MLRVPAFRLLGRAGASRVSLLEDFSLRHYSSGALCVRDDTGDARAYFTTPIFYVNAAPHIGHLYSALLADALCRHHRLRVPSAAATRFSTGTDEHGLKIQQAAAAAGLAPSELCDRVSAQFQQLFREADISSTDFIRTTEARHRVAVQHFWRVLKARGLLYKGLYEGWYCASDECFLPEAKVTRQPGPSGELCPVSLESGHPVSWTKEENYIFRLSQFREPLQRWLRGDPQAITPEPFHHAVLQWLEEELPDLSVSRRSSHLHWGIPVPGDDSQTIYVWLDALVNYLTVIGYPNAEFKSWWPTTSHIIGKDILKFHAIYWPALLLGAGINPPHRIYVHSHWTVCGQKMSKSLGNVVDPRTCLDRYTVDGFRYFLLRQGVPNWDCDYYDEKVVKLLDAELADSLGGLLNRCTANRINPSGTYPAFCTTCFPSEPGLRGASVRAQTEDYALVSAVTTLPKQVADHYDNFQIYKALEAVSTCVRQTNGFVQRHAPWKLNWESPVDAPWLGTVLHVALECLRVFGTLLQPVTPSLADKLLSRLGVSATERGLGELYFLPRFYGHPCPFEGRRLGPETGVLFPRLDQSRAWLVKAHKT from the coding sequence ATGCTGCGAGTTCCTGCCTTTCGGCTCCTAGGTCGCGCGGGGGCGAGTAGGGTCTCGCTCTTGGAGGACTTTAGCTTACGCCACTACAGTTCGGGCGCTCTCTGTGTCCGCGACGATACAGGCGACGCGCGCGCCTACTTCACGACACCCATTTTCTACGTGAACGCGGCGCCGCACATCGGGCACCTGTACTCGGCGCTGCTGGCGGACGCTCTGTGCCGCCACCATCGCCTCCGAGTTCCCAGCGCCGCTGCTACGCGATTCTCCACTGGGACGGACGAGCACGGCCTGAAGATTCAGCAGGCAGCAGCTGCTGCGGGCCTGGCCCCGTCCGAGCTTTGCGACCGAGTGTCTGCCCAGTTCCAGCAGCTTTTCCGGGAGGCTGACATCTCCTCCACCGACTTCATCCGCACCACTGAGGCCCGACACCGGGTGGCTGTGCAGCATTTCTGGAGGGTGCTGAAGGCTCGAGGTCTTCTCTACAAGGGGCTCTATGAAGGTTGGTATTGCGCCTCCGACGAGTGCTTCCTGCCTGAAGCCAAGGTCACTAGGCAGCCGGGCCCGTCGGGAGAGTTGTGTCCTGTATCTCTCGAGAGCGGGCATCCAGTCTCCTGGACCAAGGAAGAAAACTATATTTTCAGGCTTTCCCAGTTCCGGGAGCCTCTCCAGCGGTGGCTGCGGGGCGACCCCCAGGCTATCACCCCGGAGCCATTCCACCACGCAGTCCTTCAGTGGCTGGAGGAGGAGCTGCCGGACCTGTCCGTCTCTCGAAGGAGTAGCCACTTGCACTGGGGTATTCCAGTGCCCGGGGACGATTCGCAGACCATCTACGTGTGGCTGGATGCCTTGGTCAACTACCTTACTGTAATTGGCTACCCAAACGCTGAATTCAAATCTTGGTGGCCGACCACCTCTCATATCATAGGCAAGGACATTCTCAAATTCCATGCTATCTATTGGCCTGCCCTCCTCTTAGGGGCCGGTATAAACCCACCACACCGCATCTATGTCCACTCTCACTGGACGGTCTGTGGCCAAAAGATGTCTAAGAGCTTGGGCAATGTGGTGGATCCCAGGACTTGCCTTGATCGCTATACTGTGGATGGCTTTCGCTACTTTCTCCTTCGGCAGGGAGTCCCCAACTGGGACTGTGATTACTATGATGAAAAAGTTGTTAAGTTGTTGGATGCTGAGCTGGCAGACTCTTTAGGAGGGCTCTTGAACAGATGCACTGCCAACAGAATAAATCCTTCTGGGACCTATCCGGCTTTCTGCACTACCTGCTTCCCCAGTGAGCCAGGGTTGCGGGGGGCATCAGTTCGTGCTCAGACAGAGGACTATGCTCTGGTGAGCGCAGTGACCACTTTGCCCAAGCAGGTAGCCGACCACTATGATAACTTTCAAATCTATAAGGCTCTGGAGGCAGTGTCCACCTGCGTCCGGCAAACTAATGGCTTTGTCCAAAGGCATGCACCATGGAAATTGAACTGGGAGAGCCCAGTAGATGCTCCCTGGCTGGGTACTGTGCTTCATGTGGCCTTGGAATGTTTGCGAGTCTTTGGAACTTTGCTCCAGCCTGTCACCCCAAGCCTAGCTGACAAGCTTCTGTCTAGGTTAGGGGTCTCTGCCACAGAGAGGGGCCTTGGAGAGCTCTATTTCTTGCCTCGATTCTATGGACATCCATGCCCTTTtgaagggaggaggctgggaccTGAAACTGGGGTCTTGTTTCCAAGACTGGACCAGTCCAGGGCCTGGCTGGTGAAAGCCCATAAGACCTAG